One Fusarium falciforme chromosome 1, complete sequence genomic window carries:
- a CDS encoding Pyridoxal phosphate homeostasis protein, with the protein MSESQEEMKIDPSRAQALVSQLNSVKDRLAAVANGRNVRLVAVSKLKPANDILALHRAPTSHTHFGENYAQELTQKAALLPNTVQWHFIGGLQSGHCKSLAKIPNLFCVSSVDTSKKAQLLNTARTNLLASQPELSKLGVHVQVNTSGEEAKSGCAPGADTVALCREIVDTCPSLQLLGLMTIGAIARSKATTAETENEDFLTLKEQRDLVAKELGLSEESLELSMGMSEDFEGAVRLGSSEVRVGSTIFGQRPAKADAKIKE; encoded by the exons ATGAGCGAGTCACAGGAAGAAATGAAGATCGACCCCTCAAGAGCCCAGGCTCTTGTCTCCCAGCTCAACTCGGTCAAGGACCGCCTCGCTGCTGTGGCGAACGGCCGTAAC GTCCGACTTGTTGCTGTCTCAAAGCTGAAGCCAGCGAATGACATCTTGGCCCTCCATAGAGCTCCTACGTCTCACACTCACTTTGGCGAGAACTACGCCCAAGAGCTGACTCAGAAGGCCGCTCTGCTTCCAAACACCGTCCAGTGGCACTTCATCGGTGGTCTTCAGTCAG GACACTGTAAATCTCTTGCCAAGATCCCCAATCTCTTCTGCGTCTCCAGCGTCGACACCTCAAAGAAGgcccagctcctcaacacAGCCCGCACCAACCTCCTGGCCTCGCAGCCCGAACTCTCCAAGCTCGGCGTCCACGTCCAGGTCAACACCTCtggcgaggaggccaagtccGGATGTGCTCCTGGGGCTGACACCGTCGCCCTGTGCCGCGAGATTGTCGACACCTGCCCCAGCTTGCAGCTGCTTGGCCTCATGACCATCGGTGCCATCGCCCGTAGCAAGgccaccaccgccgagaCTGAGAATGAGGACTTCCTAACACTCAAGGAGCAGCGGGATCTCGTAGCCAAGGAGTTGGGCCTGAGCGAGGAGAGCCTGGAGTTGAGCATGGGTATGAGCGAGGACTTTGAGGGTGCTGTGAGGTTGGGAAGCAGTGAGGTACGTGTAGGCAGCACCATCTTTGGCCAGCGGCCGGCCAAGGCAgatgccaagatcaaggagtgA
- a CDS encoding Actin-related protein 2/3 complex subunit 5: MSIIQQHTSATLSDAWRTINIDALNEDSSVNFDTSTLHPPQPEIDEAEVRQLAGQVRQLLRGGDAEGALRGCLDTPVYNGTDAAKDAHLHTIIEVLQSIKASEMSPLLKSLYASEGGAECLDVLMKYIYKGMATVHPGNASRSPNKVTPEPTGFSQIGGRPGGANEPATTAMSVLLSWHEKVVEVAGLGCIGRTMTDWRRV, from the exons ATGTCAATCATTCAGCAGCACACCAGCGCGACACTCAGCGATGCCTGGCGcaccatcaacatcgacGCCCTGAACGAGGACTCCAGCGTCAACTTCGACACCTCGACCCTCCACCCCCCACAGCCCGAGATCGACGAGGCGGAAGTGCGACAGCTCGCGGGCCAGGTTCGGCAGCTTCTGAGAGGAGGCGACGCTGAAGGCGCCTTGAGGGGATGCTTGGATACACCTGTCTACAATGGAACAGATGCCGCTAAG GACGCCCACCTGCATACTATCATCGAGGTTCTCCAGTCGATCAAGGCGAGCGAAATGTCACCCCTGCTCAAGAGCCTCTACGCATCCGAGGGCGGCGCCGAGTGCTTGGACGTGCTCATGAAGTACAT CTACAAGGGAATGGCCACGGTTCACCCTGGAAACGCCTCACGATCACCGAACAAGGTCACGCCTGAGCCCACAGGCTTCTCCCAAATCGGAGGACGACCTGGCGGAGCGAACGAGCCGGCGACGACGGCCATGAGTGTGCTCCTCAGCTGGCACGAGaaggttgtcgaggttgCTGGACTGGGCTGCATTGGACGAACCATGACGGACTGGCGCAGGGTGTAG
- a CDS encoding AP-2 complex subunit alpha, producing the protein MSSSGTGFLGRSSSSNANMRGLVQFIADLRNARARELEEKRINKELANIRQKFKDGNLSGYHKKKYVCKLLYIYILGWNVDFGHLEAVNLISANKYSEKQIGYLAMTLFLHEKHELLHLVVNSIRKDLLDHNELFNCLALHAIANVGSREMGEALNGEVHRLLISPTSKSFVKKKAALTLLRLYRKHPDIVSPQWAERIIHLMDDSDLGVALSVTSLVMTLAQDNLEQYKGAYAKAAARLKRILIDGEYTTDYLYYKVPCPWLQIKLLRLLQYFPPSEDTHVRDMIRESLQKILNLAMETNKNVQQNNAQNAVLFEAINLIIHLDTEHGLMKQISTRLGKFIQSRETNVRYLGLEAMTHLAARAETLDPIKQHQEIILGSLKDRDISVRRKGLDLLYSMCDASNAQVIVGELLHYLQNADFAIREEMVLKIAILTEKYATDVQWYVDISLRLIAMAGDHVSDEVWQRVIQIVTNNEELQVYAAQNALQYVKGDHCHETLVKIGAYILGEFGHLVADQPRCSPIEQFLALQSKLTACSSSTRAMILSCFIKYVNLFPEIKPQLIHVFEFHSHNLDSELQQRACEYMTLASMPTDDLLRTICDEMPPFPERQSALLSRLHQKHANTSDRRTWVVGGKDANADARELSMGTGALKRTFSSNVSLNGKTNGQGASGANGHGNGAADLAGLDMNAPTPSEPKMLKAPNLASAAHLSPGWEPGFNKLLVRSDGVLYEDGQLQIGVRSEYRGQMACLITYFKNKTPATMSSFTTTLDLDESEKNNLTWDVKNLPDSTIVQGGQSQQVVMFEAKKIFEKSPTVRISYLAGALQALTLKLPVAIHKFMDPADLSAEDFFRRWKQIGGAPREAQGIFGLSGKGGGREITESFISKTVEGFRWRVLDMVDPNPKNFVGASVLHTSEGGKFGCLMRLEPNYGNQMIRLTIRATDDSVPTVLLKYMQERLSAGVSTSPEFEAPSREQISDAFRNVMVS; encoded by the exons ATGTCGAGTTCAGGGACGGGCTTTCTGGGCCgctcgagcagcagcaatgcGAACATGCGCGGGTTGGTCCAGTTTATCGCCGATCTTCGAAATGCGAGAGCGCGCGAACTCGAGGAAAAGCGAATCAACAAGGAGCTTGCCAATATCCGACAGAAGTTCAAGGATGGCAACCTGAGCGGCTACCACAAGAAGAAATACGTCTGCAAGCTGCTGTACATCTACATCTTGGGCTGGAACGTCGATTTTGGTCATCTCGAGGCTGTCAACCTGATCTCTGCCAACAAATACTCTGAGAAGCAGATCGGTTATCTGGCCATGACTCTGTTCCTCCACGAGAAGCACGAACTGCTGCACCTTGTCGTCAACAGTATTCGCAAAGATCTGCTCGACCACAACGAACTATTCAATTGCCTTGCACTCCATGCGATTGCCAACGTGGGAAGCCGAGAAATGGGTGAAGCTCTCAATGGAGAGGTCCACAGGCTCCTGATCTCTCC AACTTCCAAATCCTTTGTtaagaagaaggctgccTTGACGCTACTCCGACTATATCGCAAGCACCCAGACATCGTATCCCCTCAATGGGCGGAGCGCATCATTCACCTGATGGATGATTCCGATCTCGGCGTTGCTCTCTCGGTGACTTCGCTCGTCATGACCTTGGCGCAGGACAACTTGGAGCAATACAAGGGAGCATATGCCAAGGCAGCTGCTCGCCTGAAGCGAATCCTTATCGATGGGGAATACACGACGGATTACCTCTACTATAAGGTTCCTTGCCCCTGGCTGCAGATCAAGCTGCTACGCCTCCTTCAATACTTCCCCCCATCAG AGGATACCCACGTCCGAGACATGATCCGAGAGTCGTTGCAAAAGATCCTGAACTTGGCTATGGAGACCAATAAGAATGTGCAGCAGAACAACGCCCAGAATGCGGTTCTCTTCGAAGCCATCAATCTCATCATTCACCTTGACACTGAGCATGGCTTGATGAAGCAAATCTCGACCAGACTGGGCAAATTTATCCAGAGCCGGGAAACCAACGTGAGGTATCTTGGCCTGGAGGCCATGACCCATCTTGCCGCACGAGCAGAAACTCTTGACCCTATCAAGCAGCACCAAGAAATTATCCTGGGCTCCCTCAAGGACCGAGATATCAGTGTCCGTCGCAAGGGTCTTGATCTGCTCTACAGCATGTGTGATGCCTCGAACGCGCAGGTCATTGTTGGCGAACTGCTACACTACCTGCAGAATGCCGACTTTGCCATCCGAGAAGAAATGGTCCTTAAGATCGCCATTCTTACGGAAAAGTACGCTACTGACGTGCAGTGGTACGTCGACATCTCCCTACGGCtcatcgccatggctggaGATCACGTCAGCGACGAGGTGTGGCAGCGAGTGATCCAGATTGTGACAAACAACGAGGAACTCCAAGTCTATGCGGCGCAGAATGCGTTGCAGTACGTCAAGGGTGACCATTGCCATGAAACCCTGGTTAAGATCGGTGCATACATCCTGGGAGAGTTCGGCCACTTGGTTGCCGACCAGCCTCGTTGCAGTCCCATTGAACAGTTCCTCGCCCTTCAGAGTAAGCTAACCGCGTGCTCGTCGAGCACTCGTGCCATGATTCTCTCATGTTTCATTAAATACGTCAACCTGTTCCCGGAAATCAAGCCTCAGCTCATCCACGTGTTCGAGTTCCACAGTCACAACCTGGACTCGGAGCTTCAGCAGAGAGCTTGCGAGTACATGACTCTTGCAAGCATGCCGACTGACGACCTCCTGCGTACCATCTGCGATGAGATGCCGCCCTTCCCCGAGAGACAATCCGCACTTCTGTCTCGTTTGCACCAGAAGCATGCTAATACGAGTGACCGAAGAACCTGGGTGGTGGGAGGAAAGGATGCCAACGCCGACGCTAGGGAGCTTAGCATGGGAACTGGAGCTCTTAAGAGGACCTTTAGTTCCAATGTGTCTCTGAATGGCAAGACCAATGGCCAAGGCGCGTCTGGAGCAAATGGTCATGGCAACGGCGCGGCCGATCTGGCTGGCCTTGATATGAACGCACCTACGCCATCCGAGCCCAAGATGCTGAAGGCACCGAACCTGGCCAGTGCTGCTCATCTGTCACCTGGATGGGAGCCTGGGTTCAACAAGCTACTGGTCAGGTCTGATGGTGTGCTGTACGAGGACGGACAACTTCAGATTGGTGTCCGGTCCGAGTATCGTGGCCAGATGGCTTGCTTGATCACATATTTCAAGAACAAGACGCCTGCCACTATGAGCTCATTTACAAcgaccttggacttggacgagAGCGAAAAGAACAACCTGACCTGGGATGTTAAGAATCTCCCTGACAGTACCATCGTCCAAGGCGGACAGTCTCAGCAGGTTGTCATGTTTGAGGCGAAGAAGATCTTTGAGAAGAGCCCTACAGTGCGTATCAGCTACCTGGCTGGTGCCCTCCAGGCCCTCACTCTGAAGCTTCCCGTGGCGATCCACAAATTCATGGACCCGGCAGACTTGTCCGCGGAGGACTTTTTCAGGAGGTGGAAGCAGATTGGTGGAGCTCCCCGTGAAGCCCAAGGCATCTTTGGATTGTCTGGCAAAGGCGGCGGCAGGGAGATCACAGAGAGCTTCATCTCGAAGACAGTGGAGGGATTCAGATGGCGTGTGCTGGACATGGTGGATCCCAATCCAAAGAACTTTGTTGGTGCGAGCGTGCTTCACACATCTGAAGGGGGCAAGTTTGGCTGTCTCATGAGACTGGAGCCAAACTATGGGAACCAG ATGATTCGACTCACTATTCGGGCAACGGATGATTCGGTTCCGACTGTTTTGTTGAAGTATATGCAGGAACGGCTTTCTGCAGGAGTGTCGACGTCACCAGAGTTTGAAGCACCCTCTCGAGAGCAGATTTCGGACGCTTTCCGCAACGTCATGGTTTCCTGA